A genomic region of Cannabis sativa cultivar Pink pepper isolate KNU-18-1 chromosome 1, ASM2916894v1, whole genome shotgun sequence contains the following coding sequences:
- the LOC115705792 gene encoding pentatricopeptide repeat-containing protein At3g49740 isoform X1 — protein MPSNSSLLTLNRKLAHLTRANRYSDALQFFTQSQSQSPKPDHYTISTLITATSNLAHITFGNQLHAYAIRTGLKAFPHVSNTLLSLYAKAQDLNSLNWVFYEVQNPDVYSWTTLLSAYTKLGCVEYACHLFDKMPLCCNVAIWNALITAEMNLGSFLMEFLEQESKLASHWKNTTKHRGNLLIFK, from the exons ATGCCATCCAACTCCTCACTCCTCACCCTCAATCGTAAGCTTGCTCACCTCACTCGTGCAAACCGTTACTCAGACGCCCTCCAATTTTTTACCCaatctcaatctcaatctccCAAACCAGATCACTACACTATCTCCACTCTCATTACTGCCACTTCTAACCTTGCCCACATCACTTTCGGCAACCAGCTCCACGCCTACGCCATTCGAACAGGCCTTAAAGCCTTTCCTCATGTATCAAACACTTTGCTTTCTCTTTACGCCAAAGCACAAGACCTAAACTCTCTGAATTGGGTTTTTTACGAGGTTCAGAACCCAGATGTTTATTCTTGGACCACGCTCTTGTCAGCCTATACTAAGTTGGGTTGTGTTGAATATGCTTGCCACTTGTTCGATAAAATGCCTCTATGTTGCAATGTGGCCATTTGGAATGCATTGATTACTGCAGAGATGAATCTGGGTTCATTCTTGATGGAATTCCTTGAACAAGAATCCAAGCT AGCCAGTCATTGGAAGAATACTACAAAACACAGAGGAAACTTGTTGATATTCAA gtAA
- the LOC115705792 gene encoding probable adenylate kinase 6, chloroplastic isoform X2, with the protein MDNKSTSTDSEIPWKEKFINYAKQSQSLEEYYKTQRKLVDIQVSDALGETWQGLLAALHLQHTNAANVIGLKLGPPLVQKEETRSVAAGSVCQYQVPSVQSHHRRMLE; encoded by the exons ATGGACAACAAGTCCACTTCTACTGATTCTGAAATACCGTGGAAAGAGAAGTTCATTAACTATGCAAAACaa AGCCAGTCATTGGAAGAATACTACAAAACACAGAGGAAACTTGTTGATATTCAAGTAAGTGATGCACTTGGAGAAACTTGGCAAGGTTTATTGGCTGCTTTACATCTCCAGCATACAAATGCTGCAAAT gtAATCGGCTTGAAGCTTGGACCACCATTAGTTCAGAAGGAGGAAACTCGTAGTGTGGCGGCAGGTTCTGTTTGCCAATACCAAGTCCCTTCGGTTCAATCTCATCACAGGCGAATGCTAGAATAG
- the LOC115705765 gene encoding uncharacterized protein LOC115705765 isoform X2 — MELERGVQRWAVDISNWDPNPQDFSFALSLLPPTFNHHTSITRFVRLEDRKRALVSRLLQYALVHQVLGIPYDEIVIKRTPEGKPYLENGKVGEEFPNFNFNASHHGDYVAIASEPLCLVGLDIVSLVIPWRETVEDFIRSFSSYFSSLEWDNIVSAGTSNDVLAEFFRYWSLKEAYVKALGSGVSYDLENVEFHHCNWKNISVKIYGRAMPEWRFWLSELGKGHLVAVARGHPRLATESYKKTLKYAEFDEEEYRKGLHLPNIDFVYRTVEEVIQILCKEVKSIPRIHNDNKLEETGDVQSPA; from the exons ATGGAACTGGAAAGAGGAGTTCAGAGGTGGGCAGTTGACATTTCAAATTGGGACCCAAATCCCCAAGACTTTTCCTTtgctctctctcttcttcctcccACTTTCAACCACCACACCTCCATTACCAG ATTTGTACGGCTGGAAGATAGAAAGAGGGCACTTGTGAGCCGGCTACTTCAGTATGCTCTTGTACATCAAGTGTTAGGAATTCCTTATGATGAAATCGTGATCAAGCGCACACCGGAAGGAAAACCATACCTG GAAAATGGGAAGGTTGGTGAGGAATTCCCCAATTTCAACTTTAATGCATCACATCATGGTGACTATGTGGCTATAGCTTCTGAACCTTTATGCCTTGTGGGGTTGGACATTGTGTCTCTTGTCATTCCCTGGAGAGAGACAGTTGAAGATTTTATTCGAAGCTTCTCCTCCTATTTTTCGAGTTTGGAATGGGATAATATAGTTTCTGCTGGCACTAGTAATGATGTTTTGGCTGAGTTTTTCAG ATATTGGAGTCTGAAAGAAGCGTATGTCAAAGCATTAGGAAGTGGAGTATCATACGACTTGGAAAATGTGGAGTTTCATCACTGTAACTGGAAAAATATTTCTGTCAAAATTTATGGGAGGGCTATGCCAGAGTGGAGATTTTGGCTTTCTGAGCTGGGAAAAGGTCATCTG GTAGCGGTAGCAAGAGGCCACCCAAGATTAGCCACTGAGAGTTACAAGAAAACACTAAAATATGCAGAGTTTGATGAAGAGGAATACCGTAAAGGTCTGCATCTTCCAAACATAGATTTTGTCTATAGAACTGTTGAAGAAGTCATTCAAATTTTATGTAAAGAAGTTAAGAGCATACCCAGAATTCATAATGACAATAAATTAGAGGAAACGGGTGATGTACAGTCACCAGCATAA
- the LOC115705792 gene encoding uncharacterized protein LOC115705792 isoform X3: MDNKSTSTDSEIPWKEKFINYAKQSQSLEEYYKTQRKLVDIQVIGLKLGPPLVQKEETRSVAAGSVCQYQVPSVQSHHRRMLE; encoded by the exons ATGGACAACAAGTCCACTTCTACTGATTCTGAAATACCGTGGAAAGAGAAGTTCATTAACTATGCAAAACaa AGCCAGTCATTGGAAGAATACTACAAAACACAGAGGAAACTTGTTGATATTCAA gtAATCGGCTTGAAGCTTGGACCACCATTAGTTCAGAAGGAGGAAACTCGTAGTGTGGCGGCAGGTTCTGTTTGCCAATACCAAGTCCCTTCGGTTCAATCTCATCACAGGCGAATGCTAGAATAG
- the LOC115705765 gene encoding uncharacterized protein LOC115705765 isoform X1 — protein MELERGVQRWAVDISNWDPNPQDFSFALSLLPPTFNHHTSITRFVRLEDRKRALVSRLLQYALVHQVLGIPYDEIVIKRTPEGKPYLENGKVGEEFPNFNFNASHHGDYVAIASEPLCLVGLDIVSLVIPWRETVEDFIRSFSSYFSSLEWDNIVSAGTSNDVLAEFFRFTDKEISQVQLMNDGGYRYWSLKEAYVKALGSGVSYDLENVEFHHCNWKNISVKIYGRAMPEWRFWLSELGKGHLVAVARGHPRLATESYKKTLKYAEFDEEEYRKGLHLPNIDFVYRTVEEVIQILCKEVKSIPRIHNDNKLEETGDVQSPA, from the exons ATGGAACTGGAAAGAGGAGTTCAGAGGTGGGCAGTTGACATTTCAAATTGGGACCCAAATCCCCAAGACTTTTCCTTtgctctctctcttcttcctcccACTTTCAACCACCACACCTCCATTACCAG ATTTGTACGGCTGGAAGATAGAAAGAGGGCACTTGTGAGCCGGCTACTTCAGTATGCTCTTGTACATCAAGTGTTAGGAATTCCTTATGATGAAATCGTGATCAAGCGCACACCGGAAGGAAAACCATACCTG GAAAATGGGAAGGTTGGTGAGGAATTCCCCAATTTCAACTTTAATGCATCACATCATGGTGACTATGTGGCTATAGCTTCTGAACCTTTATGCCTTGTGGGGTTGGACATTGTGTCTCTTGTCATTCCCTGGAGAGAGACAGTTGAAGATTTTATTCGAAGCTTCTCCTCCTATTTTTCGAGTTTGGAATGGGATAATATAGTTTCTGCTGGCACTAGTAATGATGTTTTGGCTGAGTTTTTCAG ATTTACAGACAAAGAGATTAGTCAAGTTCAACTAATGAATGATGGTGGTTATAGATATTGGAGTCTGAAAGAAGCGTATGTCAAAGCATTAGGAAGTGGAGTATCATACGACTTGGAAAATGTGGAGTTTCATCACTGTAACTGGAAAAATATTTCTGTCAAAATTTATGGGAGGGCTATGCCAGAGTGGAGATTTTGGCTTTCTGAGCTGGGAAAAGGTCATCTG GTAGCGGTAGCAAGAGGCCACCCAAGATTAGCCACTGAGAGTTACAAGAAAACACTAAAATATGCAGAGTTTGATGAAGAGGAATACCGTAAAGGTCTGCATCTTCCAAACATAGATTTTGTCTATAGAACTGTTGAAGAAGTCATTCAAATTTTATGTAAAGAAGTTAAGAGCATACCCAGAATTCATAATGACAATAAATTAGAGGAAACGGGTGATGTACAGTCACCAGCATAA